In a genomic window of Paracoccaceae bacterium:
- a CDS encoding homocysteine S-methyltransferase family protein — MKYRNALPQLDGTPMITDGGLETTLIFQEGLDLPLFAAFKALETEQGISAIDRYMSRFADIAIREQRGFIMDTPTWRASARWAAELAMTQETLRSIHQETVCTLIRLRKTHEQSDRSPFVVNGVIGPQDDGYAPTRVLTSDQAEAYHRAQVGWFEEFGADMVSGITMTYAAEAIGITRAAKAHNMPVAVAFTVETDGKLPSGERLEDAIKAVDLATESYVAYFMINCAHPDHFAHILKGGWTKRIMGLRANASRLSHAELDAAETLDDGDPQELGELYASLSQLLPNLTVIGGCCGTDHRHVAAMCQSTRAA; from the coding sequence ATGAAGTACCGCAATGCGCTGCCGCAACTCGACGGCACCCCCATGATAACAGACGGTGGGTTGGAAACGACACTCATCTTTCAAGAAGGTCTCGACCTTCCGCTTTTTGCAGCCTTCAAGGCTCTTGAAACTGAACAGGGCATTTCTGCAATCGACCGATACATGAGCAGGTTTGCGGATATTGCCATTCGCGAGCAGCGTGGTTTCATCATGGATACGCCGACCTGGCGTGCCAGCGCCCGCTGGGCGGCAGAGCTTGCCATGACGCAGGAAACACTTCGCTCAATACACCAGGAAACGGTTTGCACCCTGATCCGTTTAAGGAAAACACATGAGCAGTCTGACAGATCTCCGTTCGTCGTGAACGGGGTCATCGGACCGCAAGATGATGGCTATGCCCCAACGCGCGTTCTGACATCTGATCAAGCCGAAGCCTACCACCGCGCGCAAGTCGGTTGGTTCGAGGAATTTGGGGCGGATATGGTCTCAGGGATCACCATGACCTATGCCGCAGAGGCGATTGGGATCACCCGCGCCGCAAAGGCTCACAACATGCCGGTTGCCGTCGCTTTCACAGTCGAAACGGATGGAAAGCTGCCCTCTGGTGAGCGCCTTGAAGACGCCATTAAGGCCGTAGATCTGGCCACGGAAAGTTACGTCGCATACTTCATGATCAACTGTGCGCACCCGGATCATTTTGCGCATATACTGAAAGGCGGCTGGACCAAACGGATCATGGGTCTTCGCGCAAATGCCTCGCGTCTCAGTCATGCAGAGTTAGACGCCGCTGAGACACTCGATGACGGCGATCCACAAGAGCTTGGCGAACTCTATGCCAGTCTTTCGCAGCTATTGCCGAATTTGACAGTCATCGGTGGGTGTTGCGGCACAGATCATCGTCATGTCGCTGCGATGTGTCAGTCAACACGCGCCGCATGA
- a CDS encoding winged helix-turn-helix domain-containing protein, which yields MKVRIVDAEIDFENRTVRAGDSVRKPSRQPLDILRALVDADGEIVSKDQLIDDVWDGRIVTDATLSTAIKEARRAVGDTGSAQRVIETVHGVGFRLASPLESIIPDQKPQVSLPCLLVLPFRNTSRDPDAQFICEGLTDEIIASLSRFPDFRVLSRMTSDVIRTACLEPAEIGSRYGAGFVVEGSVRMTASRIRVSMQLISTDTGVIMVTEQFDREATISSLFDVQDQIAQMCAGRLAGPHGPVAHVTDQTAREYAQVASWQMFRLTAEFRRFYRTYDPELHAELRAAFPIALKTDPSAASGWAAYSVLLLEEHRYHVNERVGVDALGLATTAAENAVKADSRHAFAQVALAMCRLFASDVAGFDRAADRALELNPGNSDVLSEIGHCYAFLGREEEAIRLLDKAMTISPEHPGWYHFAKTWRYARLGMFEAALLEVQLVPMPGFYWYHAHLVWLHSALGQAEFAAAEVASLRNVFPGFESRVLDELTMWDANKDLVESALKHWRAAGMSIEETSAESAVSGQ from the coding sequence ATGAAGGTCCGAATTGTCGATGCCGAGATTGACTTTGAAAATAGGACGGTGCGTGCAGGTGACTCCGTCCGAAAACCCAGCCGTCAACCGCTCGACATTCTGCGAGCGCTTGTTGATGCGGATGGGGAGATCGTCAGCAAGGATCAATTGATCGATGATGTCTGGGATGGGAGAATTGTTACTGATGCCACGTTGTCGACCGCCATCAAGGAAGCCCGTCGCGCGGTTGGTGATACCGGCTCCGCGCAACGCGTCATTGAGACGGTTCATGGCGTGGGTTTTCGACTGGCGTCGCCCTTAGAAAGCATCATTCCTGACCAGAAGCCGCAAGTCAGTTTGCCCTGCCTGCTGGTACTCCCGTTTCGCAACACAAGCCGTGATCCGGATGCGCAATTCATTTGTGAAGGTCTGACGGATGAGATCATTGCCAGCCTGTCGCGTTTCCCTGACTTCAGAGTGCTTTCAAGAATGACCTCCGATGTAATTCGAACCGCCTGTTTGGAGCCGGCAGAGATCGGCAGCCGTTATGGCGCCGGTTTCGTTGTTGAAGGGAGCGTTCGAATGACCGCGTCGCGCATTCGTGTCTCCATGCAGCTGATCTCGACCGACACTGGCGTAATCATGGTGACCGAGCAATTTGATCGCGAAGCAACGATTTCGTCGCTGTTTGATGTGCAGGACCAGATCGCACAGATGTGCGCCGGTCGCCTTGCGGGTCCGCATGGGCCCGTCGCACACGTCACAGACCAGACAGCGCGGGAATACGCACAAGTGGCCAGTTGGCAGATGTTTCGCCTGACTGCCGAGTTCCGACGATTTTACCGAACCTATGATCCTGAGCTACATGCTGAGTTGAGAGCCGCCTTTCCAATTGCCCTGAAGACGGATCCGAGTGCGGCCAGTGGATGGGCAGCCTATTCGGTCTTGCTACTTGAAGAGCACCGTTACCACGTCAATGAAAGAGTAGGCGTGGATGCGTTGGGACTGGCGACGACGGCAGCTGAGAATGCGGTAAAGGCAGACAGCAGACACGCGTTTGCGCAGGTTGCACTGGCCATGTGTCGGTTGTTCGCGTCGGATGTTGCAGGCTTCGACCGCGCCGCCGATCGTGCGCTTGAATTGAATCCCGGAAACTCCGACGTTTTGTCCGAGATAGGTCATTGCTACGCGTTTCTTGGACGCGAGGAGGAGGCAATAAGGCTATTGGACAAAGCCATGACAATCAGTCCCGAGCATCCCGGCTGGTATCATTTTGCCAAGACATGGCGATATGCACGCCTTGGTATGTTCGAAGCGGCCTTGCTTGAGGTCCAATTGGTGCCCATGCCGGGGTTTTACTGGTATCACGCTCATTTGGTTTGGCTGCATTCAGCGCTCGGACAAGCAGAATTTGCGGCGGCCGAAGTCGCCAGTTTGCGGAACGTATTCCCCGGTTTCGAAAGCCGTGTTCTGGATGAGCTGACAATGTGGGACGCCAACAAGGATCTTGTGGAGTCCGCGTTGAAGCATTGGCGCGCTGCGGGGATGTCTATTGAAGAAACGAGCGCCGAGAGCGCGGTATCAGGGCAATGA
- a CDS encoding N-acetyltransferase codes for MKDFFELNFRPAHAGDAEHLAKLIDIAGEGIPTWLWAKSLERGQSPLEVGVNRALRRTGGFSHRNATLAQSYSEIAGMVLSYPIDKLPKENPDDLPLPIAPFLELEKSAVGTWYINALAVFPAFQGIGIGNSLMEEAENSARQHGYDRVSIQVYEQNIGAVRLYERLGYSVTERAPVRHHPCQPYYTGDVLLLEKVLSSTV; via the coding sequence ATGAAAGACTTTTTCGAATTGAACTTTCGTCCAGCGCATGCGGGCGATGCGGAACATCTTGCCAAATTGATTGACATCGCCGGTGAAGGAATTCCCACCTGGTTGTGGGCAAAATCGTTGGAACGCGGTCAATCCCCTCTCGAAGTTGGTGTGAACCGTGCTCTGAGGCGTACTGGCGGCTTTTCTCACCGAAATGCAACTTTGGCCCAGAGTTACAGTGAGATCGCCGGTATGGTGCTTTCTTATCCCATCGACAAATTGCCGAAAGAAAACCCCGATGATTTGCCGCTGCCGATCGCGCCCTTTTTGGAGTTGGAAAAAAGTGCCGTGGGAACGTGGTACATAAACGCGCTGGCCGTATTTCCGGCGTTCCAAGGGATCGGGATCGGAAATTCACTGATGGAAGAAGCAGAGAATTCCGCACGCCAACACGGGTATGATAGAGTGAGCATACAGGTCTACGAGCAAAATATCGGTGCTGTGCGCTTGTACGAAAGGTTAGGCTATTCAGTGACCGAGCGTGCTCCAGTGCGCCATCATCCATGCCAGCCTTACTATACAGGAGACGTTCTCTTACTTGAGAAAGTGTTGTCATCCACAGTCTGA
- a CDS encoding class I SAM-dependent methyltransferase produces the protein MTRDYIAINRDVWNDDATNWVDVGERLWTAKEPEWGNWGVPEAEINLLPKELSGIDAVELGCGTAYVAGWMARRGAHVTAIDISPAQLSTARHLAKRHNATITFIEGDAEATGLSNGSFDFAVSEYGAAIWCRPDRWLTEAWRLLRPGGELVFLGNHPLSLICSPWNGAPCDDSIHRPYRGMWGADWTEVEFDPSGISFNLTIADWFKLFTEIGFTVKNYQEIYAPDGARHVRAGVPAEWAKSFPVEQVWHLCKPGK, from the coding sequence ATGACGCGCGACTACATTGCAATAAATCGGGACGTTTGGAACGATGACGCCACCAATTGGGTCGATGTCGGCGAACGGCTTTGGACAGCAAAGGAACCGGAATGGGGTAATTGGGGCGTACCGGAAGCGGAGATCAACCTTCTTCCGAAGGAGCTTTCGGGCATTGACGCGGTGGAACTAGGGTGCGGCACGGCGTATGTGGCAGGATGGATGGCCCGTCGTGGCGCTCATGTCACGGCCATCGACATCTCTCCAGCTCAACTTTCAACTGCGCGGCACCTTGCGAAACGTCACAATGCGACAATCACTTTTATAGAGGGTGACGCTGAGGCTACAGGGCTTTCAAACGGCTCTTTCGATTTCGCAGTTTCCGAGTATGGAGCCGCAATTTGGTGCCGCCCTGACCGCTGGTTGACCGAGGCGTGGCGATTGTTGCGTCCTGGTGGTGAGCTCGTCTTTCTTGGAAACCATCCTTTGTCTCTCATCTGTTCGCCATGGAACGGAGCGCCCTGTGATGATTCCATACATCGGCCTTATCGCGGCATGTGGGGTGCCGACTGGACAGAAGTCGAATTTGATCCCAGCGGGATTAGTTTCAATCTGACAATAGCGGATTGGTTCAAGCTTTTCACTGAAATTGGGTTCACCGTGAAAAATTATCAGGAGATCTACGCGCCTGACGGAGCACGCCATGTGAGAGCTGGTGTTCCAGCCGAATGGGCGAAGTCGTTCCCGGTTGAACAGGTTTGGCACCTCTGCAAACCAGGCAAGTGA
- a CDS encoding HupE/UreJ family protein has translation MKLLRAIFLLLAVVLLKPNVTGAHALQPGYLEVTLLAGDSYRVFWRRPDVRGAPMAIDVRLPDLCDPAKGPTPRSDGSAWVSVWVASCPGGLPGGTITIEGLEMQKTDVLVRYETEQDVVRSERLTPERMAFTVPERPDEFDVIRTYLSLGVDHILAGIDHLLFVFALLLLIPDRWRLIGAITAFTVAHSITMAVATFGWITLPGPPVEAIIALSIMFVASELVQRDGTNRRLSERYPWTVSFTFGLLHGFGFAGALQEIGLPQAEVPLALLSFNIGVEIGQLLFVFAVLITSVILRRVLADASSMIAASRLGGIVGAYAIGGVSAYWFVDRLSGF, from the coding sequence GTGAAATTGCTGCGCGCGATATTTCTGTTGCTTGCTGTGGTGTTGCTTAAACCAAACGTCACAGGCGCACATGCCCTTCAACCCGGATACCTCGAAGTGACGCTGTTGGCGGGCGACTCTTACCGGGTATTTTGGCGGCGACCCGATGTGCGGGGCGCGCCAATGGCCATCGATGTGCGCCTTCCTGACCTGTGTGATCCGGCCAAAGGGCCTACTCCGCGTTCGGACGGATCGGCATGGGTTTCGGTCTGGGTTGCGTCCTGTCCCGGTGGGCTGCCAGGTGGTACGATCACCATCGAAGGGCTGGAGATGCAGAAGACCGATGTGCTTGTCCGCTATGAAACCGAGCAGGATGTGGTCCGATCCGAGCGCCTGACACCGGAAAGGATGGCCTTCACAGTGCCCGAACGGCCGGATGAGTTCGATGTGATCCGAACTTATCTGTCGCTAGGGGTCGATCATATCCTGGCGGGGATTGACCACCTTTTATTCGTCTTTGCCCTGCTGTTGCTGATCCCGGATCGATGGCGTCTGATTGGCGCAATCACGGCCTTCACTGTTGCGCATTCTATCACGATGGCGGTGGCAACTTTTGGCTGGATCACGTTGCCAGGTCCGCCGGTCGAGGCCATCATCGCGTTGTCGATCATGTTCGTGGCGTCCGAACTGGTGCAGCGGGATGGGACCAACCGACGTCTGTCAGAACGTTATCCATGGACGGTATCCTTCACATTCGGATTGCTACACGGCTTTGGATTTGCTGGCGCATTGCAGGAGATCGGGTTGCCGCAAGCCGAGGTGCCACTGGCGCTTTTGTCATTCAACATCGGTGTCGAGATCGGCCAGCTCTTGTTCGTATTTGCGGTTCTCATTACCAGCGTGATCTTGCGCCGGGTGCTAGCGGACGCATCATCCATGATTGCGGCCAGCAGACTGGGCGGAATTGTCGGCGCTTATGCAATCGGGGGCGTCTCCGCTTATTGGTTCGTTGATCGTTTGTCCGGGTTTTAG
- a CDS encoding aldo/keto reductase, producing MKFQGTEILPLGMGCWPIGGAMFSGDASLGYTNTNDAESIRTIHAALDHGITLFDTAAAYGAGHADRLLARALKTRPDAKIVSKIGIAIDEESKQLTFGDTTPDRILPAIDQCLVRLDRGCIDMMLLHDNALPVPQAELVFDEMEKARQLGKIKAFGWSTDFSESAKKVAQRPGFGAVEHAMNVFVDVPQIQQVVKETGAIALIRSPLAMGLLSGKYGPGTAIPSDDIRAGSNLVIQYFKDGQANPEFLEKLDAVRALLTTGGRSLVQGSIGWLWAKGQTNLPIPGARSVEQIEGIAGALEFGALPDDIMAQIDSLIPRSPLGMPEQEL from the coding sequence ATGAAGTTCCAAGGCACAGAAATTCTCCCGCTTGGCATGGGCTGCTGGCCTATCGGTGGGGCAATGTTTTCGGGCGATGCATCGCTAGGCTACACAAACACGAATGACGCGGAGTCCATCCGAACGATCCATGCGGCACTTGACCACGGGATTACGTTGTTTGACACAGCCGCCGCATACGGCGCAGGTCATGCAGATCGACTGTTGGCACGTGCGCTCAAGACGCGGCCAGACGCAAAGATCGTTTCCAAAATTGGCATCGCCATTGACGAAGAAAGCAAACAGCTGACATTTGGCGACACAACGCCAGACCGCATCCTTCCCGCAATCGATCAATGCCTTGTTCGGTTGGATCGCGGGTGTATCGACATGATGTTGCTGCATGACAATGCTCTTCCTGTTCCGCAGGCGGAATTGGTCTTTGATGAAATGGAAAAGGCGCGCCAACTGGGTAAGATCAAGGCTTTTGGTTGGAGCACGGATTTCTCTGAAAGCGCTAAAAAGGTTGCACAACGGCCAGGGTTTGGTGCCGTCGAGCATGCGATGAATGTGTTCGTAGATGTGCCGCAAATTCAGCAGGTTGTGAAAGAAACAGGCGCAATTGCCTTGATCCGCTCACCACTTGCGATGGGATTGCTGAGTGGCAAGTATGGACCTGGGACAGCCATACCCTCTGACGATATTCGCGCCGGCTCCAACTTGGTGATCCAGTACTTCAAGGATGGGCAGGCGAACCCTGAGTTTTTGGAAAAACTTGATGCCGTGCGGGCGCTCCTGACGACCGGGGGCCGTAGTTTGGTTCAAGGTTCCATCGGATGGCTGTGGGCGAAGGGGCAAACCAACTTACCGATCCCAGGAGCGCGCAGTGTCGAGCAAATCGAAGGCATCGCAGGCGCACTGGAGTTCGGAGCTTTGCCCGATGACATCATGGCCCAGATTGACAGCTTGATACCCCGGTCCCCGCTTGGCATGCCAGAACAGGAACTATGA
- a CDS encoding protein tyrosine phosphatase family protein has translation MPELKHILNWRRIDAFLTTSGQPTEEQLAEIQALGVTQIINLGPHHNKGALKDEAGTVAALGMSYIYIPVEFEDPTDQNFEDFRAALESNPSDQKHVHCIYNARVSAFFYRYAKTNANMSAEAAFAIMESIWRPGDDWASFIDSADAEGKPNRYAGDDY, from the coding sequence ATGCCTGAGCTAAAACACATCCTGAACTGGCGCCGGATCGACGCGTTCCTCACAACTTCGGGGCAACCAACCGAAGAGCAGTTAGCGGAAATTCAAGCCTTGGGCGTGACCCAAATCATTAATCTCGGACCACACCATAACAAGGGTGCGCTCAAAGACGAAGCAGGCACAGTCGCGGCACTCGGGATGTCTTACATCTACATCCCGGTTGAATTCGAAGACCCAACCGACCAGAATTTTGAGGACTTCCGAGCCGCGCTTGAAAGTAACCCCTCTGACCAGAAACACGTCCATTGCATCTACAATGCCAGGGTCAGCGCCTTTTTCTACCGTTACGCCAAAACCAATGCCAATATGTCCGCGGAGGCTGCTTTTGCGATCATGGAAAGCATCTGGAGACCCGGGGACGATTGGGCCAGTTTCATCGATAGTGCGGATGCCGAAGGAAAGCCAAATCGTTATGCGGGCGACGATTACTGA
- a CDS encoding VPLPA-CTERM sorting domain-containing protein, with protein sequence MRQKIVGFAAACGLGLMAAGAQAASIGDFTFGSNILPAAALLDVSVSTGSGGNAIVEGADLSFIDLDAVFASVEVDSDGNFVSDAAPGLDITSFDLTQSIFGVGMDTAVDVAASTFSILYDVTGTNDFSSDDFVLAVLDFGAGSFFDPFDVSLMDLGFAELQVLSASRINPIPLPAGLPLMIVGLGGFAVLSRRRKRKVS encoded by the coding sequence ATGCGCCAGAAAATAGTCGGGTTTGCTGCTGCCTGTGGTCTGGGCCTGATGGCAGCGGGCGCACAGGCCGCCAGCATCGGTGATTTTACATTTGGCTCTAATATCCTGCCGGCAGCAGCTCTGCTCGACGTCAGTGTTTCGACCGGCTCGGGGGGCAATGCGATCGTTGAAGGCGCTGATCTTTCCTTCATTGATCTCGATGCGGTTTTTGCGTCGGTTGAAGTCGATTCAGATGGTAATTTTGTATCCGACGCGGCGCCTGGTCTGGATATCACTTCATTTGATCTCACGCAGAGCATATTTGGCGTGGGAATGGACACCGCTGTGGATGTTGCGGCCTCCACCTTCAGCATTCTTTACGATGTGACTGGCACAAACGATTTCAGTAGCGATGACTTCGTGCTGGCAGTGTTGGATTTTGGTGCAGGTTCGTTTTTCGACCCCTTTGATGTTTCGCTAATGGATTTAGGATTCGCCGAGTTACAAGTCCTTTCCGCTTCTCGCATAAACCCGATTCCACTGCCTGCGGGCCTACCGTTGATGATTGTGGGTTTGGGCGGTTTCGCTGTCCTGTCCCGCCGCCGCAAACGCAAGGTTTCTTGA
- a CDS encoding helix-turn-helix domain-containing protein encodes MTLKTAKLEHRPHVPRLVVFVIYPDIVFLDLVGPLQVFSHAPDSISGSRGYECVVVSTGGGLVQTNTVVSCPSVPVSSLSGREIHTLIVVGGDGAVPGMRDAKLVEAIQSLAAGTQRVCSVCSGALVLAAAGLLDGRRAVTHWEDCKMLAEEFPRVRVEVDPIFVQDGSTWTSAGITAGIDMALAIVAEDLGRASGMKVARSMVAQMVRSGGQSQFSPTLGRQLRDGKGRFEALHLWIADNLAFPLSVNELADRTGMSPRNFARVYKQEMRTTPAKAVEAMRVEKAQDLLATTSQSIKQIATSCGFRDEDRMRRAFQRELFVSPSDYRQNFQSL; translated from the coding sequence ATGACATTAAAAACTGCCAAACTGGAACATCGGCCCCACGTACCAAGGCTTGTCGTATTTGTAATTTATCCCGATATCGTGTTTCTGGATTTGGTTGGCCCGCTACAAGTGTTTTCCCACGCACCGGATTCCATTTCGGGAAGCCGCGGTTACGAATGTGTTGTTGTCTCAACCGGCGGCGGCCTTGTGCAGACGAACACGGTCGTGTCGTGCCCTAGTGTCCCTGTTTCCAGCCTATCGGGTCGCGAAATCCACACGCTTATTGTGGTGGGTGGAGACGGGGCCGTTCCAGGCATGCGGGATGCAAAACTCGTCGAAGCGATCCAATCCCTCGCAGCAGGGACGCAGCGTGTGTGTTCCGTTTGTTCCGGCGCGTTAGTCCTGGCCGCAGCCGGTTTGCTGGATGGACGGCGTGCCGTGACGCATTGGGAAGATTGCAAAATGCTCGCGGAGGAGTTTCCACGCGTTCGGGTCGAAGTTGATCCAATCTTTGTGCAAGACGGCTCGACTTGGACCTCTGCTGGAATTACGGCCGGGATTGACATGGCCTTGGCGATTGTGGCGGAAGATCTCGGGCGGGCGTCAGGCATGAAGGTGGCACGCTCCATGGTAGCGCAGATGGTTCGCTCCGGTGGGCAATCTCAATTCAGCCCGACCCTCGGGCGTCAGTTGCGAGACGGTAAAGGGCGGTTTGAAGCTTTGCACTTGTGGATCGCAGATAACCTCGCATTTCCTTTATCCGTAAACGAGCTCGCCGACAGAACTGGCATGAGTCCGCGAAACTTTGCCCGCGTCTACAAGCAAGAAATGAGAACAACACCGGCCAAGGCCGTCGAAGCCATGCGGGTTGAGAAAGCGCAGGATCTGCTGGCAACAACATCACAAAGCATTAAACAAATTGCTACATCCTGTGGGTTCCGGGATGAAGACCGCATGCGCCGCGCATTTCAAAGAGAGTTGTTTGTTTCGCCATCGGACTACAGGCAAAACTTCCAGTCACTGTAA
- a CDS encoding peptidylprolyl isomerase, protein MTIIVRVLNEPLVHFLAIGVAIFLIYAALNGPGPDTASGKTVDVTAADVNQMAAQFESTWRRAPTREEMDKLIDAHVRDSILVQEAILLSMDKGDAIIERRLSQKMAFLMESAAVAMTPAEEVLKAFFEENKLSYATAPQIAFEQVYFGEAPEQSELYKGLAALLRGANPTSVGRRTLLPPSVVPSSETTIDGAFGRGFFDALMKMEVGDWVAPVRSGFGVHALRITRRDPGVIPEFDAVRDRVVAEFTASRAKMLSEAMYMEFREGYDVTLPEASEIESVLQ, encoded by the coding sequence GTGACGATCATAGTGCGCGTCCTGAACGAACCGCTTGTTCATTTTCTTGCCATTGGCGTAGCAATTTTCCTGATTTACGCTGCCTTGAATGGACCGGGGCCCGATACAGCCTCTGGCAAAACGGTTGATGTCACGGCTGCAGATGTAAACCAGATGGCGGCTCAATTTGAGAGCACCTGGCGGCGCGCGCCGACGCGCGAGGAGATGGACAAGCTGATTGACGCGCATGTGCGGGACAGCATCTTGGTGCAAGAGGCGATTTTACTGTCCATGGACAAGGGCGACGCGATCATTGAACGGCGGCTGTCCCAGAAGATGGCATTTCTGATGGAATCTGCGGCCGTTGCGATGACACCCGCGGAAGAAGTGTTGAAAGCGTTTTTCGAGGAGAACAAGCTCTCTTACGCAACCGCGCCACAGATTGCATTCGAACAGGTCTATTTCGGCGAAGCGCCTGAACAATCGGAACTGTATAAAGGCCTGGCTGCGCTGTTGCGTGGAGCAAACCCGACCTCGGTTGGGCGGCGGACGCTGCTACCGCCTTCCGTTGTACCATCGTCAGAAACAACAATTGATGGCGCCTTTGGACGTGGGTTCTTTGACGCCCTTATGAAAATGGAGGTCGGCGACTGGGTGGCGCCCGTTCGGTCCGGTTTTGGGGTACATGCCCTGCGCATAACCCGGCGTGATCCCGGCGTGATCCCCGAATTTGATGCGGTACGCGATCGGGTAGTTGCTGAGTTTACGGCATCTCGGGCTAAAATGCTGTCCGAAGCGATGTATATGGAGTTTCGTGAAGGGTATGATGTAACGCTGCCCGAGGCCTCGGAGATCGAAAGCGTTCTGCAGTGA
- a CDS encoding LysR family transcriptional regulator, with protein MNETMFDWDDLRLFLAVARKGGLAPAAAATGKSAPTLGRRMLSLERRIGKDLFQRFARGYELTDAGQQLMAKVADLEHIILPIIDVPGTPVVKVSAGLWVTHLLCDHVADIIGRDAVNLRFIASDEIIDIGKREALIGIRNQRPEGIGMAGRKVTRIQFAVYACSENIEMWARVIGSTPSAKWVLEHLDGARAIEVTSARNALDLALAGSARVVLPTFVGHHLDALQQISPPIEELEHDQWLVTHHEDRFVPEVRKVIDRIYTILKAQGD; from the coding sequence ATGAATGAAACGATGTTTGATTGGGATGACCTGCGCCTCTTTCTCGCCGTTGCGCGCAAAGGCGGGTTGGCTCCAGCGGCTGCCGCCACGGGCAAGAGCGCTCCTACATTGGGGCGACGGATGCTCTCGCTGGAACGACGTATTGGCAAGGATTTGTTCCAACGATTTGCGCGTGGCTATGAGCTAACTGATGCTGGACAACAGTTGATGGCGAAGGTTGCTGACTTGGAGCATATAATCCTGCCGATTATTGACGTTCCCGGAACGCCCGTCGTCAAGGTGTCCGCTGGTCTCTGGGTTACACATCTATTGTGCGATCATGTTGCAGACATCATCGGCAGGGACGCGGTAAACCTGCGTTTCATAGCATCAGATGAAATCATAGACATTGGCAAACGCGAAGCTCTCATTGGCATCCGCAACCAGCGTCCTGAGGGGATCGGCATGGCTGGACGTAAAGTCACTCGGATACAGTTCGCTGTCTATGCATGTAGCGAAAATATTGAGATGTGGGCACGCGTTATCGGGTCAACACCTTCTGCGAAATGGGTGCTCGAGCATCTGGACGGAGCGCGCGCAATTGAAGTTACGAGCGCACGAAATGCACTGGATCTCGCGTTGGCCGGATCAGCGCGGGTCGTTTTGCCGACCTTTGTTGGGCATCATCTGGATGCATTGCAGCAAATAAGCCCCCCGATTGAGGAACTTGAGCACGATCAATGGCTTGTTACACACCACGAAGACCGCTTTGTGCCGGAAGTGCGTAAGGTGATCGACAGAATCTACACAATTCTCAAAGCACAGGGGGACTAA
- a CDS encoding DUF1272 domain-containing protein: MLTLKPNCECCDKDLLPTASDARICSFECTFCADCAETNFSNLCPNCGGKFVPRPVRPAERLCNFPASTQRVNKAHAACKNLLELTQGAHDA; this comes from the coding sequence ATGTTGACTCTGAAACCAAACTGCGAGTGCTGTGATAAGGATCTGCTGCCGACCGCGTCCGACGCCCGCATCTGTTCTTTCGAATGCACGTTCTGCGCAGACTGTGCTGAGACGAATTTTTCGAACCTTTGTCCGAATTGCGGTGGCAAATTTGTACCACGACCGGTGCGGCCTGCGGAGAGACTGTGCAATTTTCCAGCCTCTACACAGCGGGTCAACAAAGCCCATGCTGCATGTAAGAACCTTCTTGAGTTGACGCAGGGAGCCCACGATGCCTGA